aatttaatggctgctttttattatttggtatTGCCCTCTACTCTTTtagagaaacttttatttatctttatttagatTCTGATCACTCTCATTTATCAAAGCTATATGATTCTTGATAATTTCATTTGCAGAAAAGGTGAAATTTTGttcattctcaaatttttttcttttcttttttgaagggGGGGGGCtcaaataaacaagaaaaaaataatttaataaattattactttattttacatttttttctaccaTTCTCATTTATTATACTCCagttacaattacaattaaggACTATGAATCATCAAACTACCAATacttttaatgcataataattaataagaaaaatatttttttaaaaaaagtgagtgAACCGcccatcacaatttttatatcaGATGTTAGTTCGCACTTTCAACTATCTttgcctaaaatatttttgaaattgaagggGGCGAGTTGTCAGGAATCAGCTCCTGAAGTTACTCAACTCCGTTGAtcaaaaaactgcaaaacagacccatttactaaataagtaagataattatttgcaaacaaatgtgtttaaatggcagattattttattctgaacaaaataataaaaaaattattgctctatGACAAATATAAGGTGAGTTACAATCATTAATAGCCTTTGATGTATGAATCAAAATGGCGGCAAATGTGccattttggcaaaaatataaatgcttataacttttaaaccccttaactgatttaaatataattgacatttttgaaatcagcatcaaaaattctataagtgtacaaattttcatcaaaatctgAGACGGTGGGTGCCATTTTTGTAAAATCCTGTATGATTTGATGTGGAATGACCCATATCAGTGAACAgaagatgaaagagaaaaatatatttatctatttgacattgattaataaaaataaaatctttttcttctgaataaatttttattctttggaagtgcggtaggtatcatttgcaagtttttattgatgtggaatcacatctgctgtaattaaatatcatgttttcatcaacaacaaaaaaaaaatagaaggagaattgtttattaatttaaacataggattattttatgaagcagattgcagttttgtttttctgattccactacgtttgatatttttttctttNtttcctcttaatatattgttgtataatatgtacagggaatttttttctctccagatTTGAGTAGCAACACTgactttaattgtatttataaagtttcattttgatgCTTTAGCagttttttcataaatctataaatttggtttttctgaattcttttactgtaactgttttaattttgtgagaaattcattaaattcatgCTTCTTATTAGCTATTTAGCTTAACTTATTTAGAATggtgtattaaataatttgaaaaactattcaagGCTTAAGCTCCTGGCCCATGACAGGCTGTTGCTGAAATACTTAActagataaaaaaatgtattcaaaatgaataccataaatttattttattattattattaattatgaaaaaatgagttttatgaaaatttttaagttttcataacaaaaatttttcagttcggAAAAACTTAGTCTTTCTTtagttaattagtttaaaagactagttcaaaatatccttaatatttcaattatagatTGCGCCTGCTAATATTTATCCTATCCCACCTTCAACAAAAAATCAGTGTTTGAAGATTTTTTGTATATTGGCATATTAGAACATAAGTTCCAAAGGCAAAGCATTTGttctaatttattgtttatcttacacacaaaataaaacattttttagttttagattaGTCCCTTATCTCTTACATAGttgcaactgaaaaaaaatttttttagtgcttaaatatttcaataatatgtaataaagctgaaatttgtgttaatttaaatgtttactttaattaaaattttgggcGTTTGTGATTAAGctgatattttgtatttttgtgagttcaaaaaatatatttaatattggttcgaaaaaattcattatattttctgtatattacttaatatgcttaaaaaaattttaatacataaaggAGTTTATATTATGAAGATacttataattaactttttatgttttaatatttaaatcatgcttaaaaaattttttgcaacaataaggtaaatttttcaattatagggTTTGCAATGTATATCAAAGTATCAAATAGATATCGACCTCATAGCAGAATCGTGGTGGCGCGACGACATTATCTCAGAGCATAAGAGttcttgcaaaaatattttttatttgaaaagcaaaaatttttttctctttatccgctgaattattcaaaaaaaaatttttcttcagaacTCCCCCCTACCTTCTGCAGAATTGCTTTCAAAAAGATGCTCGTGATATatgtatacaaatattttttcagagcaGGAGAATATATATTAGAAGTATTCTTTTATAtgtagatttcaaaaaaatgcatttatatgcatttatgttttaaaaaaatgcatatatatttaaaagtgcatttatatataaaaaagtgcatatatctattaaaaagtgcatttatatttttgaaaaattataagctgATCTATTCTATACAggcttctttctttttttgtgtgtaaacagactctgttactttaaattcgGAACATacatatttgctaccactaaaATTGTCTTTCCGAAAGGTATTAATACTATAGATAATAGTCACAGAAAACTCGAAAGAAATTCTGCCATTGGGGATATCGAaatatctgttattttttatattttcaaaaatattgtgtaaTAATCCCGAAATGGAACGGTCTTACAAAAGGCATGAACAGTGTGCCTCAAACTATGCTTTTCATTCAGTGAATATCTGTTTACTGTACTCATAATTCATTTTGTCTAAATCATgaattttgtgttttctttttaaagcaattatgcCATTATTTGGGAAATCTCAAAAAAGTCCTAGTGAGTTAGTTAAAGTGTTAAGAGAAGCTATTGTTATTTTGGAAAAAGgagataaaaaggctgaaaagGTAAATACTTTTCGTTTTTGTATATTCTGATATCTGTCATATTAAACTAACACTTACTTCATTGAAATTATGCATGTTGTGTTTTTGGAGGGGTgagtaaatgttattttgagaaaaatgatggcaaaagttttattttgatttcttaatagctttgggaaaataaaatattttctgagtgTCAAATTTTCCGCTAAAAATCACAGATTTAGTGGGTAcatgcatacctgccaagtctcctgtttcttgacgaagactcctgtattttacgactatctcctgtttactGGTATATTCTCTAATTTCTCCGTATTtgttgaggaaatttttttcaaaaaattttggagaaaaaatattcgcTGATGGCAAAAGTACTTCTCTTATTCCAGcactgcagtatgttgagtgttaatTGTTTAAGTAGAAGTCATGgaggctcaggtgatagagcgtttgccttccaatgagttgaactgaatttgaatcccagcgatgtctggtcgatatgaatttctCATCCGACTCGCATCAAACACAgagctgatataaaatattctcagtggtagacggatcatgggttggagtcccttGCCCTCgtactgtgggaggttttcatggttttcctctccatataatgcaaatgccagttagttttatcaaaaagtcctctacgaaagtagatttctcccaataattgatctttgagttcccttgtcttctggattgggttgaaaatgacaaggctacggagttgaacattagtaatcgtaaaaccaaaaattggaTTGACTGTTCAATtgcagttacaaaataaaataaaatagtttaattataaataatgttttttaaaaaaatctttagattaagatttatatacatattttttacttcactaaATTTAAGTGCatagattatttccaattttgaatttctctttttgacttacatgattatgcatgatgtataaaaactttacttatagcctaaaaaattttgttagtaaaatctatattttatttctccaatgttagTAGGTGTATGGATATTAAATACTTACAGTGCTTGAGGCAttgggaagtaaaaaaaagactCTTAAAGCATTTCACTTGGATTACAGgcataagtaattttaatcagGAATATGCTGTATTGTATGATTGTCATGTCAAATTATGAATAAAGCAAAATCAGAGTTCTCCtcaggaataaataaaaatttaaaaaaaaggcaggATACTTCCTCACAGAAAAGGGCACTTTGAGTTTTAAAAGGGCACTCACCACCATTAAAAGGttatcaaaatatgttataatatgtaataactgaatttgatcctgaatttttcaattaccCTCTCATACTCTTtatcaaaataacagaaaaatttgaagcttttaaaaaatattcatagcaGGGTTGGAGTTTAGTTTTTACCGGCAAAAAGGGTTTTTTGCCAGGACATTGGCAAAAACctaattatctaaattgctgattaaatattattacaaaatacttgaaacaaatttaaatcaatcataaggaataataattttgatacattacctgagaaaaaagtatttttaaaatattaataattaatataagggtaatgatttttaaaagattgaaagtttttgacctcttttcattttagaatccttgaataaatgtttttttacaaaatgatgcATAAAGTGTTGAAtttgcacaaatttaaaaaattgcattgataCTTGTATGTTTTATTTAGCTACACatgttgatagatattttatgctttaaattatagttatattaatttaaaaatagttatattaatttaaaataagtttatttcactggaaaaaagagaataatcacTAATTTTTCGAtctataatgttttaaactactaaaatgatatattaatacattgtgatttaattatggaataataatttttttaattatatatatttatagtatatatttcaattttaggaataattttggatcgaaaatgtgtttttgtcctctcatAGTGGAAAATATGGGTTTTTGCCACtttgcttggcaaaaacctttttttgcCAGGATGGTTTTTACCGTGGTTTTTTCCACCTAcggcaaaatcttgccaaccctAATATATGGGCAAGCAAAAAGACTATCtctgtataaattttcttcaagaaaaaaagtgaaatttttaacagaacaaaaacaaagaaagtaaATTGTTAACaactttaatgctttttttatgttaaaaattatgagaaaataaacatttaaaagtgtgtttttttaagtaaaaggtATTTAtggtaacattttttattttaaattttattaattatggtaaaatttaaaatcactaataaatttattaatatccgCTGCcccaaataaaatatgtgaatatCTGTGGGACCAAATATGatccaaattttaattatataactagacaacataagaaaaatcttacttaaatgaaggaatcaaattaaaagataaataaatatcaataactaaataaatccGAAGtggatttttcattaaaacaggtggttaagaagaaaacttttttccataaaaattaaaataaataggcaGTGTTTTTATTggcttatttttgcaaaaagggCAGGGTGGGGCACCCTTCTAAAAGCACTTCGGGAGAACACTGGCAAAATAATCTGAATGAAGCAGAAATAAAGGTACAGAAATGGATAGACACACCACAGTTTTGATTCTATAAACataaaacttcagtttttgatcgcaaaatgtttattttgatttattcagaaattaGAGAAAGTATATCCTATCCTgattaagatttgaaattatgtTTGCTCAAGCCAGTATGTGAGCTGGAGTTTGTCTTAATAATACAAACAACATAATTTCTCCCGAAAACAAGGAATTACTAATACAAGAATGTCAGATATTGTAGAAGGCAACTCTGCCATATAGTACTGTTTATCACAAAAAGAGAGCTCAATTGCCTAAAGATCGTTACTCTTGAATCATAATGTAGTATAAATTACTTCCAAGTGTATTTGTGgattaaaatcaagttttattattttgttttatgtattaaaaaaagaatataaattatcctattttttaaattaaatgtttgaatattaaaaattaaatgtattttttggcgtaatatttctttttattgaatatacaAACGCAACTCTTAAATCTTAATGTTACTCTTGATtgataatgtactaaatatacactcaggggtctgtttagaagaaatttgggcccttcacaaaatatcttttcataaaaacggacccttcacaaaatattttaacttaaaaacggacccttcacaaaatgatttttcttttaatcggacccttcacaaatttgtttatcttcattattattttcttaatcgaataaaccctttccagggcaaaaaacaagaaagatggatgtaaacgaatataagttttgtcttcggcagacgattcttccattattcgtccgaagtgaatattctgcgttcagcagtataggctaaataccaaatatttgtatgttgcatctctaatttagaaacagcaattgttgtttatttttttaaatttaatttttttaataataactttacagtgttgagcataatcttgtatgtctttacaatttaaaaactccttgaaaaagtttttttttgcaataacggaccctatttgcacaaattcataaaagcggaccctggttgaaagaatgtgagtaattttttcacaatttcacgaaaaacggacctttcacaaaatgtctggacagacccctgacacTGTTGTAAGagattaagagaatttgcaggcttggtcgattatctctagagcTACTCAagcgattttaatgaaatttgatatctacatacattgatacaatgcAAAACAAATGAACCATTCAACATAGGTAATATGCATGCATCATCGTGTGTAACACTCATTGGAGTCGGAAGGTTTTGAAACAGTGGGTGcagaataaactttaaaaaatggatacccctcttacagatatacaAGCCTTGCAGCGTGTTTTCATACTTGAAagaaataaggcagtttatcatttcctgtggCAATTTCATACCCTCCAACTCCAACAAGTAATACGCACAATCATGCATGCGTATTAGAATTGTTTGTTTTGTCGtgtatgtacatatcaaatttcattaaaatcagtcCAATAGCTCTAGAGATATTCGACCCAGTCTGCAAAGTCTCTTCATTTCTTAGACCAGTGCTGTATAGATTGCTACCAAGTGTATTTGTGGGTTTAAAATCAAGTGCATgctgtattattttgttttatgtattcaaaatagaatataaataatcctttctttttttttaaattgaacatttgaatattaaaaattaaatattctattttgtttttaggcCCAAGAAGATGTTTCTAAGCATCTTGCCCTGATGAAGACGATGCTGTACGGTAGCAGTGATCAGGAGCCCAATTCTGACATTGCTGTAGCGCAGTTGGCACAAGAGCTTTATAACTGCAATATGTTGTTATTACTTGTTCAGAATTTGCCTAAAATTGATTTCGAGGTCTTTAGCTTTTTCCTTTTTgtctactttaaaattaatgcttttttaatctaaaacaaGGAATCAATTGTGTTATATGTTATcccagtttttttcttttatgtgtttttataattttaatgtttttctttttcaggaaTTAATTTAGGAAGAAACTTGGTCTGTTTatggacctttcacaaaattttgatttctaagaaaaaggtccctgcataaaattttagttcataaaatatGTGTCCTTCAAAAAGTTCCAAATTACTTAAACTGACCTGTCACAAAAATCTTATGATctgtaaaattctaaaatgcatTCTGTgacaatttaaagatatttttcatctgCGTACAGGATTTATATACATAcggtttttaaatcttataacgTTCAGGCCTAATtcactaccgtttagcggtgccttcacaaaatactttttcttacaattttatttttgtatcccgtaagaaacgataaatttatatttttaccatatttttgtgttgattttttaatataatttttaaataggtacctctcagaaaaacctagacagatccCTGACGTTATTATTAAACATaggatttaaaaatctaataaccTGGTTTGCATGCaggcatttataaaaatctaatatcgtGATTCGTATTCGCTGGTTTTTATATGAAATGgctattttcagaattatgtgatttaaaagttatatgttGCTTTTCAtattcacataatttaaaaattgtgttttacgGTTCAAGTTTATTTGCTTTATGATtacgatttataaattttgcgtgcaatttatttttaaagagtttgcAAGACTTATACTCTAGATAATACAGCAAATAAAGAATAAGTTTAGTATCTACTTTTATATCAAAGCTCATttgtaatgtttaatttctatGTTCTCacagataatgaaaaaaataatttcaaaatattatcataatattcctgaagctattttaattattttttactattctaGAAAGCTCTGCGTCAAAGTAATCTGTGTCTAACAATCTTAAGTCAGTTATTTAACAATCTTTACTATGAAATGTagctgttttttatttgtttttttgaataatatgacttataattttaatgtttttgttttttttttgtattttaatatgtaagtattaaaatttcatgaaatgagaataaaattaaaaagaaagaaatataaaaattgactaCTAGTTTGAGTAGGTTTTTCTTCATGTGATAAGTTATTTTCcagtgaaaagtaaatttatgcaCTGGATgtacagtatattttttaaataaataaataatattgcttttctatgtttttttaggGTAAAAAAGATGTTGTACAAATATTTAGCAATATTCTACGAAGGCAAATAGGAACCAGATTACCAACTGTTGAGTATATTTGCACAAAGCCTGAAATCTTATTTACATTAATGAAGGggtaatcaatattaattattattaatcagtataattgttattacaattgttttgacatttatatgaatattattgatacttataattgaatattgattacattttgtaaaatagaacagttttaaataaGGACAATTTTAGAATAGGtcgctttttattttccataaattatGTCCGTATTATAAGAAAATGATAACTTCTTAGAAAACACTTTGCTGTTTTGTTTTCAACTTTGATATCAAGAAAGAAAATCAGTTTCAAAATCTTTGAGCTAAATTCTCTCTttccaatttgttttttttttaaatttttcaacaaaaattcctttttccttaaaatattaatatttttggttaaaaataattttaacaaaaatgattactttttaatgaaaacattattttttgtaattattgcaaaattttcaaatgaggCTGTCACACtgcaatgaaaaaattgaagtgTTAAAACTTCTCATGTTGAATCTGAATCTGTTTGAGTTAGTTTTTTATCCTCTTGATGTTTAGAAATGTTGTgtgaatcaaaatgaaatactcAAGtagtgattattattattttttaaaaaaatagagagctAGGATAATGgtgttaaagtgtaaaatatacAGTACTATTTACCGATGTCACTGAATCCTGATAACAAGTTCGATGCatggaaaatttgttaaatagaaaatcaccttttgaagtACTCAagcaacacaaaacaggttttaagtCCATAAGCACTAGacaaataaaatagcaattaatatacctttatcttgtaaacttgTATCTactattcattttataagtCTTAACCAtgaaagaaatctgcatggggagcaagaatagagcaaaacattatccagtgctACAGTATCAttctacatacattttcaaattaaaaaaagctaactttatgtataaaattatatctgcatttattataaaagtaattttaagcgTGCATTACCACATGTGCTCTTAAGTTTAATTACTACTGATGAAATTcgttaattttgtctgagtttttcgtttgaaaagcTGACAAAAGAGGAAgagattttactgctttctctaaaagttaattGACTGTGAAAATcaatttcccccataaaatgctttaacaaacttgaaatgttctgaaatattataagaaataaggaaagtggatctcaaagaaaagtttgctaaatagaaaatttactttgcaatttgaaagttattttacaaagaaattttcaaaatgttcttaGTTCCTCTCGAGAAAAATCGCAAAATTCAGAGATTTAATAAATGGATGTCCGACTGTATAGTGATATGAATGGCTCCAGGGAAAAATTAGTGGTTTATTATTCAGCAACTAGTGTTAAAAAAGATACAATATAGCATTCTTTTgtttgcagaaaaaataaactaagcaattaagaagaaaaaaataagtcattGATATAATATATGACCCATTCCCatggaaaaatttctgaaaattctgtTGAACAATGCTAAACCGTgttaatttgtcaaaaaataagttcagtcttgaatttttttaaaagtggcactcataaataacattttagttgatttggaataaaaaacaaagagatGTATGTTGCGTATgctgaataaattatatattaaatatgttcatttttccaaaattgacATGAGTGGAACTACTAGAAAAAATGTCTGATCTTTgcgtgtgtttttttaaatttttttagaaacaacaaTATCCCTTTCTGAATACTTACTATTGTTTGCAAATTTGCTTAATGGTTTGTTTACATTCACAAATGTTTCATAGATTTTatgctttcatttaaaagatcGTTCGTAAGATAAATggtgtttcttttcatttcttgttgctattttaaaattacagttaatttttaatgtggtCATGGAAATTTCGAATCCCGCATTTCAGTAATTAAATCAGTTGTGAGTATATCCTCCGATATTCTTCACTCTTCATCATTGTTTACACCACTATCATAGGAAGCAGGCATTAAATCAACTATTGAAAAGTAATGTGTGTTGCAATTGATATGCACATCATTGACTTTGGGAGATCTTCTGACTCGCAATTTTATTCCGAAGGGCCGGTGTTCTCTGTGAATACTGATAAGCAATTATCCCTAGGGAACTCTATTAAACccttttgaaatgcattttagtCGATGCTGTCCAATGCTGTAGAAATCAAATTCAGAGTTTGCAGAACAATCTTGCAAGTCACTAGAAACaggaaaaagaaactataaCCAGTTGTTTAATGTAACATTCCTTAAATGATTGGATAATCCATAGATTTGTAAGTTGAAGTTTGCTGTATAAAAGTCCAcccttaaatttataacttaagcTCTCATATTTCCTTTAATCGTCTTCCCATGCTTTGCCTATCATGTCCTTCTGATTTTGAATTAAGGAAGAATTTTCTCACAGACTTCTTCTTGGGCACTGCAGCCTATGACAGGCCAAGGCCGCCCCAGTAAGTTTTTGCCATTTTGATCTATTCTCGGCTATGGTCTTTCAGTTAGTTATTCCTATTACCTTTAGGTACCTCTCAACTGGGTCCAGCCACCTAGTTGGTGGATGACccctttttcttgtaccttctGGTTTAGAAAAAGTTACTTCTCAcagacaataaaataaaatgaaaagaatgtcAGAAAAGCTACAAAAATACTAATAAGCAGGTtaatctctctcttttttttatttaaaaaaaaaaagaaagaaacttgcgtattaatttttaatttgatgtttctaatttaaatattttattttgcagctATGAGAAACAGGATATCGCATTGAATTGTGGCACCATGCTTAGAGAGTGTATTCATTACGAAGCATTAGCGAAAATCATACTTTATTCAgatgaattttacaatttctttagATATGTCGAGGTATCTACATTTGATATTGCGTCCGATGCCTTTTCAACATTTAAGGTATGTTCAGTTTCAGTAATTTGTTTCTCGTAACTCGTGCCATGTTAAGAAAAcagttattattaaatgaaagtatcatgaaatgtaaattttcctCTTGTAATATCATTCCACAACCAGTAACAAAATTATGTTGGTATAAGGGTTGGAGGATATTTTGGGATTATCCTGTCAATGTTTGCGAAGATTCTTTGGCACCATCATAATGAATagcaatttccaaaataaacattctaaacagattatatttatcaattaataataaaagaataaaaacaaaaaatttaaatgtaacaatgcgtaataaaaaagtgtaatgaaaagaatcaaaacaaagtaaaaacttcatttctataaacttcatttttttttgataattacacATTGAATTATTCTTGAACCTAACCATATAtcttattataaatcatttcgCAGCCAAAAATCCTTGATAGCTTTTAAAGCGCAAACAATGAATGAAGAAATTATTCCATACTCTTGAAAATATACCACTGCACTCTCTTCAGTGCTAGGCAATCATTTGTAATTCAAATCATTTTGTAACAGAGTAAAACAAAACAGTATATTTCAACACACTAAAGAAAACTTATTAGCATAGTCAAGGATTACAcagtaaatatgaaatatgcaGTTATTTCGCAGAACCTATCTTATGGCGATGAcaactgtttctttttatttttttaatcttatcttTGTTTAactgttgttgaacagccgaaccaattttcaagtttacaactactaatgttcaactcagtagccttgtaagtTTGAGCTCAATCCAAAAGgcaagggaactactggatcaggtattgggagaaatttgccttcatggagaactttttgatggaactaacccgcgtttgggttagatgataaaaaaaaagctcccACAGTAAGCCTGACGGCAAGCGAACTCTAACCTATAATCCATCTaccctctgaggatattttacatcaccACTGTGGGTGGTGTAAGCCGAATGTGAAATTTGTGtgaaccagccatcgctgggatttgaacctggctCACCTCATTAAAAGgggaacgctctattccc
Above is a window of Parasteatoda tepidariorum isolate YZ-2023 chromosome 5, CAS_Ptep_4.0, whole genome shotgun sequence DNA encoding:
- the LOC107453678 gene encoding protein Mo25 → MPLFGKSQKSPSELVKVLREAIVILEKGDKKAEKAQEDVSKHLALMKTMLYGSSDQEPNSDIAVAQLAQELYNCNMLLLLVQNLPKIDFEGKKDVVQIFSNILRRQIGTRLPTVEYICTKPEILFTLMKGYEKQDIALNCGTMLRECIHYEALAKIILYSDEFYNFFRYVEVSTFDIASDAFSTFKELLTRHKVLCSEFLEMNYDRVFSHYQHLLNSENYVTKRQSLKLLGELLLDRHNFTIMTRYISSPDNLKLMMNMLKERSRNIQFEAFHVFKVFVANPNKPKPVLDILLRNKDKLVDFLSNFHTDRSDDEQFNDEKAYLIKQIKELKPDD